GCTTTTTATGACAGATCCACGCCTTAACATATTATAATTCATTGCGGCTCTTGAGTCATAATCAATTTTTACTTTTTCATAATCTAGTCTAATCCCGACAGTTGCAGACAAGCCATCTGCGCCGAACAAATCTTTAAAGACAGATTGGTGATAAATTGCAGCGCCAAAAGTTGGAGTGCTGAATTTGCCTGGAATCTGCAATAAGCTGTCGGTGAGCTTAACAGCAACAGGAGAGTGGGACATTGCCGCATCCATCTGCTGCTGAATCATAGAGATAAAATCTTTGCCAAAATCCAAAGGCGCATTTGTTTTCTGCCACTGATAAAATGCAGAAACTCCGGAACTGCGCTGCCATTTGACATTCCCGCCCAATAAATCAGGATTTATATTCTTAAACACAACCTCCTCGCTTACAGTATTTTGCTTCTGTTTCTGAAGCATTGTAAATCTGTCTGCAGGCGTGAAGTCCTGGTCCAAAGACATCCGGTCTCTTAGATGTTGCCACCCTGTAACGGAAGTAATTTTCACATTGCCGGCAGTGTGCTCTCCCTTTAATCCCACATTCAGCAAATTGCGATAATAGCCGCTGCTGAAATTGTAATTTGGCTGACTGTAATTTCCTGTGTTCTTGTTATATGCGCCATAAGGATATCCGCCCATGTCCGTATATTCATAACTTACATTAAGATCATATTCAGACTTGGAATTTGGACGGAACATTGCATGAAATCTTCCGCCGCCGTTTGTACCCTTATCAATGTTTTTTCCGCTGTACTGATTTTTGTAGAAGCCCCCTTCATGGTCTGCAAAGCCCCCCGCGGAAAATGCAAACTTCTTGCTAATTCTATGATAATGAGTAAGTGAGAAGCGATAATTATTTTTTGTAGCAGCGCTTAAAAACAAATCGGTGCCGGCATATTCAAAGGGAGATTTTGTATGAATGTCAATTATTCCACCCATAGAATTCATACCGTAAAGAGTTCCCTGGGGACCGCGCAAAACATCAACTCTGTTAACGTCAGAGAAATCAAAATCAAATGCGGACTTGTCATAATATGGAAAGTCATCCACATAAACACCTACCGCAGAGGAATTTATACGAGAACCAATTCCCCTTATATAAATTGACGATGTGAGTTTTGAACCATAATCAGGAACATATAAATTTGGAACGGAGCCCGTCAAACCTTTAACAGAAAAAATTCTTTGGCTCTGCAACTCCTTGGAGGTAAAATGGTTGTAGGAAACAGCCTGATTGCTCAAAGCGCGCTCATCTCTTAATGATTTTGCATCAACAACAACAGAATCTAACTTAACTTGAGCAACAGCAAATTGAATTGATGTAAGTAATATACCTGCGCAAATAATAATCTTCTTCATCATATCTTCATAATTGGGAGTGCAAAGATAAACTTAATAAAGATAAGCCAAAGATTATTTATAACGCTTTTATAACCGCTTTTATTTTAAAGCATTATACAGAACCTCAATTGGATGCAAAGCCCTCACTCCGGTTCCGTCAAAGATTTGCTCGCGGCAGCTAGTACCGGGAGCGGAAACTATATACTTACATGTATTACCCTCGGCCGCAGCCTCTTGCTGCATCTTTTGAACCTTGCGGACTGCAGGGAAAAGCACCTCTTCTCCAATTGCCATGGAACTCTTGTAGTGCTCTTTTTCATAACCGTATGAACCGGCCATTCCGCAGCATCCGCTTGGAATTACATGAACGTTATAATTAACGGGCAGGTTAAGCATTGCTTCTGTTAAAGCGGTGCCTACCAGCGCTTTCTGGTGGCAATGCCCGTGAAGCCATATCTCCGCCTTTGAGATTGTAAATGATTCATAGGATATTTTCCCGGCATTCACTTCCCTCATTATGAACTCATCAAACAGCAAACAATTTTTTGCAAGCTTCTTTGCGGCAACCGCCATATCGCCCCTCAGCAAAGAGGGATACTCGTCCCTAAAGCTCAGAATACAAGATGGTTCTATTCCAACAAGAGGATGTTCTTCTGTGACAACATCTTTTAATACATCAACATTTTTAAATGCAAACTTGCGCGCAAGCTTAAGCATTCCTTTAGACAAAGCCGTTCTACCGCTCTCATAATGCTTTGGTATAACAACCTCATAACCAAGCTTATTTAGCAACTTGATAAAAGTAACGCCCAGCTTTGCCTCCATGTGATTTGTAAACTCATCGGCAAAAAGATAAACTTTTCCGTTATAATATTTTGTCGCGACAGTTTCTGCTCTTCCTTCAAGCGCCTGAGGTACAGGATGGTGCAGTTTCTTAGCCAAAGCGCGCAAAGATGTCTTGCTCAGCGTTGGTATAGTTCTGTCGGGAGAAAAATTAATTAATTTCTTTATTATTCCGGATGATAACTTCCAGGAAGCAAACAAGTTATAAATAGGAGCAAAGCGGGAGCCAAGCTTCTCTATCTGCGGCATGTGCGCCACCATAAAGTTGCGGAACGGAACTCCGCGGGCATCAAATCTGTGCTGCAAAAATTCCGCCTTCAACCTTGTCATATCTACATTTGAAGGACACTCGCTCTTGCAGGCCTTGCAGCTAAGACACTCATTAAGAAGTTCATACGTGGCATTATCCAAAAAAGGATTACGCCTGCTGTTATGAATTACATTATCAGTTAAAAGGTTGTGAGTCGCACCCCTTTTTATACTTCCGTTTGTCAAAACCTCGCGCATCATATTCGCCCTTGCGCGGGTAGAAAATCTCTCCTCTTTCCCCGCTTTAAACGCAGGACAAATTACCCCTCCCATCTCGGCCGGACGCTTGCAATCTCCGTTGCCGTTGCACTGCTCAATTGCACAGAACAAACCCTTCTGCTGAGTAAAATCAAAATACGTTTCAAACTTCTCAGCATCAGTTGTTTTCCCGACATCCTCCAAATATTTTTTAGGAACTTTATTCAGATATTTCTCCGCAACATATTTTTGCTCAACTTCATATCTCAAGCATGTATCCATTGACGGAGTACCTACAATCTTTCCCTCATTAAAAATCAAATGAGGATCCCACACCGCCTTCAAATCTTTAAACAGCTTGTACACCTTATGGCCAAACATAAGCGGCAAAAACTCACCCCTCAATCTTCCATCCCCATGCTCTCCGCTAAGAGAGCCGTGATGCTTCTTTACAATCTTTGCAGTCTCCTGTGCGACAGCCTTGAACAAGTATCTGTCGTGAGCATCTTTAAGATTAAGAATAGGGCGCAAATGCAGCTCTCCAACACTGATATGGCCGTAATAAACACAGCTCAGCTTAAAGCCGTCCAGCATTTGTTTTATATCCTTAATGTATTCTGCCAAACGCTTGGGAGAGACAGCAGTATCCTCAATCAAAGAGACAGGCTTTGCATCTCCCGGCATACCTGAAAGCAATCCCAGGCCCGCCTTGCGCAATGCCCAAACTCTCTTTATATCAGCTCCATATACACGCGTAAACTCATAACCGCAGCTATGCTCCTTCAAATCAGCTTCTATTCCATCTGCCATTGAATCAACATTCTCCCTGCTCTCCCCCGCAATCTCAATGCACAAAATAGCGGCCGGGTCCCCGTGCACAAAAAATCTATTTTTATTCTGCTCAATATTATTCTTGCTCAGCTGCAAAATCTTATCGTCAATCAGCTCAATCGCCACAACTCCGCGCCCGTTTTCCAACGTCCTCACATTCCCGGCAAACGCCTCATCCAAAGAATTGCAATGCACGCAAACCAGCACCCTGTCTTTTGGCGGAAGCGGTACAAGATTGAGTTTCAGCTCATAAGCAAAGGCCAATGTACCCTCGGAGCCGGCAAGCAGCTTGCATAAATTTGGAGCCTCTTTTCCTCCCGACAGATATTTGCGCATATCATTTAGCACCTCATCCAGCGCATAGCCGGAATTGCGGCGCTTAATGTCGCCATCAGGAAACTCAGCATTAACGGCATCGCAAAGGCCCTCATCCACAGCCCATTTAAAGAGCTGCCAATAAATTCTCTCTTCCAGATTGGATGGGAAAAAAGCTTTAGCCAAACCTCTCTCGCTAAATTTCCCCGTACCGTCATAGATACTTTTTTTGAACTCCTCAGCCTTAACTTTGATTTTATTTATAACCTCGGCAGCTCTCTCTTTTGAGAAAACCGCAAGGGTGCCGTCGCTCAGAACTACCTTAGCCTCAATAAGATTAGCACGTGAAGTTCCATAAACCAAAGAATGGCTGCCGCTGGAATTGTTGCCTACCATGCCGCCAACGCAGCACCTGTTGGACGTAGAAGTCTCAGGCCCAAAAAACAATCCGTCTTTTGCCAGATAAAGATTCAATTTATCCAGCACAACGCCCGGCTGAACTCTGGCCCAATGTTCTGCTTTATTGACCTCCAGAATACGGTCCATATATTTGGAGACATCAGCCACCAAACCGCTCCCCACAACCTGCCCCGCAAGAGAGGTCCCAGCAGTACGGGGAATTAGAGAAATTCCATTGGCGCCCGCAACGCTAATTGCCAGGCGAATGTCCTCTATGCCTGCCGGAAAACAAACGCCATAAGGTATTTCCCTATAGGCACTT
The window above is part of the Bacteroidales bacterium genome. Proteins encoded here:
- a CDS encoding TonB-dependent receptor, giving the protein MMKKIIICAGILLTSIQFAVAQVKLDSVVVDAKSLRDERALSNQAVSYNHFTSKELQSQRIFSVKGLTGSVPNLYVPDYGSKLTSSIYIRGIGSRINSSAVGVYVDDFPYYDKSAFDFDFSDVNRVDVLRGPQGTLYGMNSMGGIIDIHTKSPFEYAGTDLFLSAATKNNYRFSLTHYHRISKKFAFSAGGFADHEGGFYKNQYSGKNIDKGTNGGGRFHAMFRPNSKSEYDLNVSYEYTDMGGYPYGAYNKNTGNYSQPNYNFSSGYYRNLLNVGLKGEHTAGNVKITSVTGWQHLRDRMSLDQDFTPADRFTMLQKQKQNTVSEEVVFKNINPDLLGGNVKWQRSSGVSAFYQWQKTNAPLDFGKDFISMIQQQMDAAMSHSPVAVKLTDSLLQIPGKFSTPTFGAAIYHQSVFKDLFGADGLSATVGIRLDYEKVKIDYDSRAAMNYNMLRRGSVIKSGAYAARYFGNLDNQYFPILPKFSIDYRFNGANNVYAQVSRGYRSGGYNIQMLSDYLQSAMMLNKGDIQNDSSVNLAIKYKPEYSWNYEAGAHLTIPGTEINVDVAAFYMRVKNQQVARFVESGLGRYTTNAGKSRSCGAEFSAHGQIIDNLSFAVNYGYTHATFIKYLSNEKVYDNTGKATLQVVDYKGKHVPFAPENTFSAALMYDIPLGNVATSYSGISVKGLRAEIEYSGAGRTFFTEANDVSQKFYGLLNARIVARLSRLIEIDIWGRNLLNKDYAVFYFDSSSAAAVNGSTGFMQKGKSIQGGIDLRIRF
- a CDS encoding FAD-binding protein, translated to MNILRDNLTRVLYATDASAYREIPYGVCFPAGIEDIRLAISVAGANGISLIPRTAGTSLAGQVVGSGLVADVSKYMDRILEVNKAEHWARVQPGVVLDKLNLYLAKDGLFFGPETSTSNRCCVGGMVGNNSSGSHSLVYGTSRANLIEAKVVLSDGTLAVFSKERAAEVINKIKVKAEEFKKSIYDGTGKFSERGLAKAFFPSNLEERIYWQLFKWAVDEGLCDAVNAEFPDGDIKRRNSGYALDEVLNDMRKYLSGGKEAPNLCKLLAGSEGTLAFAYELKLNLVPLPPKDRVLVCVHCNSLDEAFAGNVRTLENGRGVVAIELIDDKILQLSKNNIEQNKNRFFVHGDPAAILCIEIAGESRENVDSMADGIEADLKEHSCGYEFTRVYGADIKRVWALRKAGLGLLSGMPGDAKPVSLIEDTAVSPKRLAEYIKDIKQMLDGFKLSCVYYGHISVGELHLRPILNLKDAHDRYLFKAVAQETAKIVKKHHGSLSGEHGDGRLRGEFLPLMFGHKVYKLFKDLKAVWDPHLIFNEGKIVGTPSMDTCLRYEVEQKYVAEKYLNKVPKKYLEDVGKTTDAEKFETYFDFTQQKGLFCAIEQCNGNGDCKRPAEMGGVICPAFKAGKEERFSTRARANMMREVLTNGSIKRGATHNLLTDNVIHNSRRNPFLDNATYELLNECLSCKACKSECPSNVDMTRLKAEFLQHRFDARGVPFRNFMVAHMPQIEKLGSRFAPIYNLFASWKLSSGIIKKLINFSPDRTIPTLSKTSLRALAKKLHHPVPQALEGRAETVATKYYNGKVYLFADEFTNHMEAKLGVTFIKLLNKLGYEVVIPKHYESGRTALSKGMLKLARKFAFKNVDVLKDVVTEEHPLVGIEPSCILSFRDEYPSLLRGDMAVAAKKLAKNCLLFDEFIMREVNAGKISYESFTISKAEIWLHGHCHQKALVGTALTEAMLNLPVNYNVHVIPSGCCGMAGSYGYEKEHYKSSMAIGEEVLFPAVRKVQKMQQEAAAEGNTCKYIVSAPGTSCREQIFDGTGVRALHPIEVLYNALK